The Deinococcus aerolatus sequence CTGCGCCTGCTCGTGGGTGTCCAGCGCCTGCCAGTCGGCGAAGGTATACACGTCCACACCGCGTTCCTGCAACAGGGTGTCGATGTCGGCGCGGGTGGCGTGTTCGGCGGCAGGCAGTGCCCCGGCCCCGGCGTCGGCAATCAGCCCGGCCACGGTGTCGGTGGCGTCCTTGCGGTTGGTGCCGATCACGCCGCTGGGGCCGCGCTTGATCCAGCCGGAGGTGTACTCGCCCGCGCGGCCCTCTACACGCCCCTCCGTGTTGGGAATCACGCCGCGTTTCTCGTCAAAGGGCACGCCCGGCAGCGCCACACCCCGGTAGCCCACCGAGCGCAGCACCAGCTGCACCGGCAGCACCTCAGTTTCGCCGGTGCCCACCGCATTGCCGGCGTCGTCCAGCGTGTTGCGCTCGATTTTCAGGCCCGAGACGTTACCCTGCTCATCTCCCAGGATTTCTACCGGGGACACCAGAAAGCGCAGGTGAACGCGGCGCGGCTTGGGCTGTGGCGGGCGGCTGGAAAAGTCGCGGATCACTTCCAGATTCTTCTTTACCACGTTGTCGGTGAGGGCGGCCTCGGCGTCCTGGTCAACCGCCACCTCCTCGGGCCGGACCACCGGGGCGGCGTCGGACAGCTCGCCGAATTCGCGCAGTTCCTTGGTGGTGAACTTGGCCTGGGCCGCGCCGCGCCGTCCAAGGATCCACACGTCCGTCACCGGGCTGCCTTCCAGCACCTCCAGCGCGTGCGGGGCAATGTCGGACTCCCGGAGTTCCTCCACCGTCTTGAGCAGGATGCGGCTGACGTCCAGCGCCACGTTGCCCACGCCCACCACCGCGACGCCGGTGGCAGAGAGCACCATCTCGCGGGCGGCGGCGTCGGGGTGGCCGTTGTACCACGCCACGAATTCAGTGGCGCTCATGGAGCCGCTCAGGTCCTCGCCGGGAATGCCCAGGCGGCGGTCCCCGCTGGCCCCCACGGTGTACATGATGGCGTCGTAGTGGGCCTTCAGGTCATCGTGGGTCAGGTCCTTGCCGAATTCCACGTTGCCCAGAAAACGCACGCGCGGGTCGCTGAAGGTCTTCTCGAAGCCCCTGGTCACACTCTTGATGGTCAGGTGGTCCGGGGCGACGCCGTAGCGCACCAGACCGTAGGGGGTGGGCAGGCGGTCGAACACATCCACTTCGGCGGGAATCTGCGTCTGCTTGATCAGCGCCTCAGCGGCATACACGCCGCTGGGGCCGCTGCCAATCACGGCGATGCGCAGCGGACGTTCGGGGGTAAACGGATGGCTCATGGGCGCGAGTTTAGAGTCTCGGG is a genomic window containing:
- a CDS encoding FAD-dependent oxidoreductase; the encoded protein is MSHPFTPERPLRIAVIGSGPSGVYAAEALIKQTQIPAEVDVFDRLPTPYGLVRYGVAPDHLTIKSVTRGFEKTFSDPRVRFLGNVEFGKDLTHDDLKAHYDAIMYTVGASGDRRLGIPGEDLSGSMSATEFVAWYNGHPDAAAREMVLSATGVAVVGVGNVALDVSRILLKTVEELRESDIAPHALEVLEGSPVTDVWILGRRGAAQAKFTTKELREFGELSDAAPVVRPEEVAVDQDAEAALTDNVVKKNLEVIRDFSSRPPQPKPRRVHLRFLVSPVEILGDEQGNVSGLKIERNTLDDAGNAVGTGETEVLPVQLVLRSVGYRGVALPGVPFDEKRGVIPNTEGRVEGRAGEYTSGWIKRGPSGVIGTNRKDATDTVAGLIADAGAGALPAAEHATRADIDTLLQERGVDVYTFADWQALDTHEQAQGKAQGRPRAKVVHRHEMLGHRRK